Below is a genomic region from Oryzias melastigma strain HK-1 linkage group LG7, ASM292280v2, whole genome shotgun sequence.
GTGCCAAAACccatttgacaaaatatgtggTTTAACATCTCCCTCTTGTGGCGAAAAAAGAAACtgcaagaaacatttttcatcaatGAATTCtaacagggctgcacggtggcgcagtggttagcgctcttgcctcacagcgagaaggccccggttcgaattccgtctgggacctttctgtgtggagtttgcatgttctccccgtgcatgcgtgggttttcaccggggactccggcttcctcccaccgtccaaaaacatgcttcatagattaattggtgactctaaattgcccctaggtgtgaatgtgagagtggatgtgtgtgtgattgaggccctgagacagactggcgacctgtccagggtgtaccccgccttcgcccatcagcagccgggttaggctccggcacccccgcgaccccgaaagggacaaagcggtcaagaagatggataggTGGATGAATTCTAACAGTATTCAACTTTTCAAAACATTCCTACAATATAAATTAagactaaatatgtttttactttaatataattttatgaaaatttttatttaaaggtgacaaataataataaagtctaaaaaaactaaaaatgttaggtactacatttcattttgtgtgACCCTGAAGCTTCTGTCAAAGCAATATTAGATTTAAGTTTGATAAGCGTCTGCTCTCTGAGGAGAGGAGACGAGAGCTTTGGCTGAAAACTTTTGTTGActgctacttttttttgcaattttgatTAAGAGTGTCAAAATATCACGTTAATTTATTTGAtgattacagacattttagtgcTTTTCTTCGCCTTGTTACTCTCATTTTTGCATCAAACGGTCGCTTCTGTGAAGTctgttcatgtctgataatgcacacctggaagagcattatcctgcttatacttGGTCCtttagctttgtttgtttttgtccagaggatgaagcaaaagtttgtttcaaagaaaactttaaacagtTCGGCGTTTCATCTCTGCgtcttcaaaatgatcaaactcaAACAGATTAAATGAATCTATAAAATCCCTCATGTCatttctactgtcttgctgttgtgataaactgtgaaATAATTTAACACATGCGTTATGCTATTAATAAGAACTAATACTTTTGGGATTGCTCTGAAAAGTGTCCCGACTGTTTTTGATGTGGGAAATTAGAACAATAGACATTATTTTGGTTTTCCTAAttgtttgagatttaaaaaatatatcttagtggtataaaagtaaaggttgtatattaaaaaaaatcttgttttcaaTGTTGCTGCTGGCTTCATTGTTACTTCATTTTGTCCTCTTTTAGGAAACTTCACTTTGATATGTctcaaatttgagacaaaaaagAACTCACTGGGGTTGTTGTCCTTCCCTTTGCTGGTGACTTTGAGTGTGTGGATGTAGAGGCGCAGATACCAGGGCACAGACTCCAGCAGCAGCACCGGGAAGGACCTGAACGGGTGGTTGTTGTACATCAGGGTGTGAATCTCTCCCGTCTGCAGACCGTATCCGGCCACGTAGCGCTCAGCGTGAAGCAGTGGGCGGAGCATGTCACCTGCAGGGACGAGGACAGATATGCTCATTCAAATCTCTGGTGAAGCTCAAACTGAAACCAACAGATTCAATCCTGACAATCACCTTCACTGGATTTCCAACGAATCATCAGGTTGAGGGAGCGCACAGTGCCGAAGGTGACTTGTTGGGTCAGATCGTAGACGGAATACGTGCGTCTGTCGCCGAGCACCACTGCCTGGCTCAGCAGAGGAGTGGCTGGACTCAGCTCAAACTGCTCCTCCTGCAAAATgcatcaaatattttatatctaACTACTCTTTTTGTCTTCTTGGATTGTGAAAAAGTGAAGGATTTGAAGGGTCAGACCTGAGGGTTGTCTGTGATGTCGATGTATATTTTACTGGAAGACGCCAGCGGACACGCCTCCGTCAGCGTCCGAGAGAACATCTTGAACAGAGACCACTCTGAACGCAGGAGCAGCTCCAGTTAGCAAAGACCCTCAGAGTCCAGAATGGAGCCCGAATGAAAGGAGTGTCTGTACTCACCGCGCTTGCTCTGTCCGGAGGTGTGCAGGTCAAAGACGACATTCAGGGCCTGCCTCAGCTCCCAGGAAGGGGACTTGCACTGCCAGTCCTGACACACTGGCCTTATGTGCACCGACTGGGAATGAAAGCTGCTGTGGAAGAGCTTCTCTGACTTCAACATGACAGCGAGACCAGCCTGGACAGATGGAACAagaactctttaaaaatgacatgaaaagaAACCGCTGGTTCCATGAACACAAAACAGGGAGAtgacctgcagacagacagaaattCACCTTGGATCCACATGGGAGGAGCTTCTTCCAGGGGGTTAAATTCTCAGTGCAGACAATTTCACGAGGGAGGGTGGCGTAGCGGAGGAAGCGGTGGTCTGTCACTTCAAGGATGacaacaggaaataaaaaacagaaatgaatttttattttaggataggaaaaaaataaataaataaataaataacaaaatcagcctaaaaattgtgttttattttcattaaatgtgaTGCTTTAATCCTAGACATATTTACGttaaaagtgggtcatctggaccccatcagagagcacgagggttaaagtCAGGGATGGTAAAAGGCTTTCAAACTAAACAGGTTACATTAAAAACCAGTCTGAGAACCCCTGTCCCCTGTGCTAAGACATGCACAAGCTTAACTTTAAAGTCCAGAAGATAAATGTACACCTTACGCGTTAAAACgtatttttaaactataataACTTGACTtttcaaagacccactttgatcattttttgatctattttaaaagcttttgtcaagtgtttttattattatgattatgctgattttttctaggacatagtttctgcagagtggcaggaattTATCACAAATACAATTCTGACacgtgggtgggactgttggcgtggagcaacctcttcatggagcttgtggcccacccagcaaattttatttttatcgcAAATATGCTCATTTTCAAAtgcatttcttttcatttgatcCTGATTTACATCAGTTAGAATaacgaaatactcagaaatgcaattttatgcttaattttcgtaatatatgccctccatcatcagaaaaattttaattaattcatgtttaaaaacaccaaatatacTAATTTCTTCAGAGTAAATAGAAAATATTAGGTGCTCATTGATCAAACAAACTGATCAATGATTTTACGATCACTTTTATCGCttatttacttaattttgtaaattatgaACTCAATAAGTTAtattttaatcctttttaaCTTACTTATTATTGTATTCAATTATGGGTCTGACTTTACCCATTTATGCTCAATCActattttttaactatcaatctATGTCAAATAAGCTTAACTgttaaaaagtctgaatttgaGCCCACTGACGAGCTGTGGTGACATCTGAAAAACATCTAGTGCCAGCTACTCAAACATTTTGGCTACAGTATTTTTCCCCGATTCTCCTCTTTCTCAGTGACACAGCTGCTTATCTTATTTATGTTCTGCAAAAAGCTTCTGCAACGTTAGCAGAGACCCCCCCCCTAAATGCTTTGTGTCACATCATCAGCTTTTACACACAACTACAGAGGAAGGCAAAATGCCAAACGGATGCTGAGGAGGCTGGACCGTACCATTGCCTATTCCCAGAGGTTTAAATGAAGCGCTGGGCTGTAGGGTGTTGGTGGAGTCGATAAAGTTCAGTGAAGCGCAGAAGATGCCTGACAAAACGTTGGTCAGCTCCTTCCAGGTGGCATCAACgctaaaaataacatcaaaaaacaGAGGTGTGACAACTCAAGtcgtttcaattttttttcttttttatattaataacaATTTAGATGTCAACATTCCCATTATTATAATCAGAAATGTTTCcccataattaacattttaaatatttctcaaaTGAGGATATTTCCTGAAAAGTTGCATTTGGACCAGCTGTGATAAAGTTAAATCACAAATTCTATAAAATTCCCAAAGGTGTGCAGGACCTCGCATTACTACTTTGATCacgccactagagggcagcactCACTCAGTCACAGAGTCTTGGAACCAAACCCAAAGCTCAGCTCCTGGAGGAGAGGGTATAAAGGGCTGCCCCCACTGCATGGTCCTCCAGTAGCCCTGTGTGAAGGAAATGTGCAGCTCCCGCACGGAAAACTTGGAGATAACTTGACCAAGAGACTTTGGGAACAGCCTGTAGTGAGACACTGAACGTTGAAAGAACACAGTTTAAGCATGTGGCATATAACAGTTGCatgtttcaacacaaaaacaatattttaaaaaatggcatatCAGCAAAATTATatcaaatgttcaaatatggttgtaaaatgacacaaacatgcaaaaaaataaaaataaaacagggtcTGCAACCTAAGGCTACTGAGCTACATTGTGGTCCTTTTGCTTTAATGAAAAccacaaattatttaaataaaaacgtttttttttttgtttgttttttttttgcagttgttggtcaatttatttttgttaattaagttTTGTCCTTTATGCttagaaatttaaaatatcaaataattgAGCAAATTGAAGGTTGAAAAAATGATCTATTGTCAGAGTGGTTTATTACTCAAATAAgcttaaatcactttttttatttggattctACACCACTGTTGTCATGTTtgaatttaatattaaaattagaaaaaatagatCACAGTAAAccataatgatagaaaatgccAAGTTTGATAGGGCTTTCTGTTTTAATTCAAGTACATCTGTTGCAGCAGGAGGATTTTATTTgacacagggtgtattttattttgaaataacttgtctgtgctgctgtgaaaactaaaataagttaaaattattttataaagacATTATACAAGTGAGTAAACATATTTAAGGATTTCATGTCTTGGTTTTGGGTTGGCGAAAATACAAGTTGacaatttgtaaatattttgaaataaaaatactacaatATAATTGTAATTCTGACAGGATATGAGTACAGAAGTA
It encodes:
- the pigt gene encoding GPI transamidase component PIG-T codes for the protein MAAHRCSHLGCVLLLFLSIILVTPSQETNVGNEQHPGVADDPRAGAETKQTAEEPAADERRWEETEVKESQQQVSDTAELPPKLQAKEDFQEELVIRPLHSGDIYASFQFRTVWETDFMKGNKVSHYRLFPKSLGQVISKFSVRELHISFTQGYWRTMQWGQPFIPSPPGAELWVWFQDSVTDVDATWKELTNVLSGIFCASLNFIDSTNTLQPSASFKPLGIGNVTDHRFLRYATLPREIVCTENLTPWKKLLPCGSKAGLAVMLKSEKLFHSSFHSQSVHIRPVCQDWQCKSPSWELRQALNVVFDLHTSGQSKREWSLFKMFSRTLTEACPLASSSKIYIDITDNPQEEQFELSPATPLLSQAVVLGDRRTYSVYDLTQQVTFGTVRSLNLMIRWKSSEGDMLRPLLHAERYVAGYGLQTGEIHTLMYNNHPFRSFPVLLLESVPWYLRLYIHTLKVTSKGKDNNPSYIHYQPSKDRERPHLLEMLLQLPPHSVTEVTVQFERALLKWTEYTPDPNHGFYVGSSVISSLVPSTVAMDTNITMEQPLFSSFFPCKEESSYFVRVYTEPLLVNLPTPDFSMPYNVICLTCTVVAVGYGSLYNLLTRSFQIEEPNPGLAKRLANIIRRMRGVPPL